A genomic segment from Pseudomonas sp. M30-35 encodes:
- the serC gene encoding 3-phosphoserine/phosphohydroxythreonine transaminase, which translates to MSKRAFNFCAGPAALPEAVLQRAQAELLDWQGKGLSVMEMSHRSDEYTAIAEKAEQDLRDLLFIPSNYKVLFLQGGASQQFAEIALNLLPEDGVADYIDTGIWSKKSIEEAKRYGNINVAASAKPYDYFAIPGQNEWQLSKNAAYVHYASNETIGGLQFDWIPQVGDVPLVADMSSDILSRSLDVSKFGLIYAGAQKNIGPSGLVVVIVREDLLGRARSSCPTMLNYKVAADNGSMYNTPATFSWYLSGLVFEWLKEQGGVAAMETRNRAKKDLLYGTIDSSGLYSNPITPNSRSWMNVPFRLADDRLDKPFLAGADARGLLNLKGHRSVGGMRASIYNAVGLDAVQALVAYMAEFEKEHG; encoded by the coding sequence GTGAGCAAGCGAGCCTTTAACTTCTGCGCCGGCCCAGCCGCGCTTCCCGAAGCTGTTCTGCAACGTGCCCAAGCTGAACTCCTCGACTGGCAGGGTAAAGGCCTGTCAGTGATGGAAATGAGCCATCGCAGTGACGAATACACCGCAATTGCCGAGAAGGCCGAGCAGGATCTGCGTGATCTGCTGTTCATTCCCTCGAATTACAAAGTCCTGTTTTTGCAGGGCGGTGCCAGCCAACAGTTCGCTGAGATCGCCCTGAATTTGCTGCCAGAAGACGGTGTGGCTGACTACATCGACACCGGTATCTGGTCGAAGAAAAGCATCGAAGAAGCCAAGCGCTACGGCAACATCAATGTCGCAGCCAGTGCCAAGCCATACGACTATTTCGCGATTCCTGGGCAAAACGAATGGCAGCTGTCGAAAAATGCTGCCTACGTGCACTACGCCAGTAACGAAACCATTGGCGGCCTGCAGTTTGACTGGATTCCGCAAGTGGGTGACGTACCGCTGGTTGCGGATATGTCTTCGGATATCCTTTCGCGCTCGTTGGATGTCTCCAAGTTCGGCCTGATCTACGCCGGTGCGCAGAAAAACATCGGCCCAAGCGGCTTGGTGGTAGTTATCGTGCGTGAAGACCTGCTGGGCCGCGCGCGCAGTTCGTGTCCGACCATGCTCAACTACAAGGTCGCAGCTGACAACGGTTCGATGTACAACACCCCGGCGACTTTCTCTTGGTACCTGTCGGGCCTGGTGTTTGAATGGCTGAAAGAGCAGGGCGGTGTTGCGGCGATGGAAACACGCAATCGCGCCAAAAAAGACCTGCTGTACGGCACCATTGATAGCAGCGGGCTGTATAGCAACCCGATCACGCCAAATTCACGTTCGTGGATGAACGTGCCGTTCCGTCTGGCTGATGATCGCCTGGACAAGCCATTTTTAGCCGGCGCTGATGCGCGCGGTTTGTTGAACCTTAAAGGCCACCGTTCAGTTGGCGGCATGCGTGCCTCTATCTATAACGCAGTGGGTCTTGATGCGGTGCAGGCATTGGTTGCCTACATGGCTGAGTTCGAGAAGGAGCACGGTTAA